A region from the Geobacillus vulcani PSS1 genome encodes:
- a CDS encoding rhomboid family intramembrane serine protease has protein sequence MLQHASDVRSLIRRSPVVATLLFIHILVWLLFSLPFTVLEPVWQYAVGTNGAIRHGEYWRLVSPLVLHRDFHHMAANSLSLWLLGPWLERALGKGKFLFLYIGGGVGANVATVFLLPPLYTHVGASGAIFALFGMYSYLALFRRDLVAPRYAQLLLSVMAAHLLLGVMEPNGNVLAHLFGFAVGGLLAPFLPIHPKRPSFFAVRP, from the coding sequence GTGCTTCAACATGCAAGCGATGTCCGCTCATTGATCCGCCGTTCTCCTGTCGTCGCCACCTTGTTGTTCATTCACATTCTGGTATGGCTGTTGTTTTCGCTTCCCTTCACTGTGCTCGAGCCCGTTTGGCAATACGCCGTTGGGACGAACGGCGCCATTCGCCATGGAGAATACTGGAGGCTTGTCAGCCCGCTCGTGCTGCATCGCGATTTTCACCATATGGCCGCCAACAGTTTGTCCTTATGGCTGCTTGGCCCCTGGTTGGAGCGCGCACTTGGGAAAGGAAAATTTTTGTTTCTGTATATCGGAGGCGGCGTCGGTGCCAATGTCGCCACCGTCTTTCTTCTGCCGCCGCTATACACCCATGTCGGGGCATCAGGGGCCATTTTCGCCTTGTTTGGCATGTACAGCTATCTCGCTTTGTTCCGTCGCGACTTAGTCGCCCCCCGCTATGCTCAGCTGCTGCTTTCGGTCATGGCGGCTCATTTGCTGCTTGGGGTGATGGAACCAAACGGGAATGTATTGGCCCATCTATTTGGCTTCGCCGTCGGCGGCTTGCTTGCCCCGTTTTTGCCGATCCACCCAAAGCGGCCGTCGTTTTTCGCAGTTCGGCCATGA
- the acpS gene encoding holo-ACP synthase, translating to MIVGIGIDIIELGRVRSLLERSKKFPDRILTPREKRQFDQLPPTRQAEFLAGRFAAKEAYAKALGTGIGGHLSFQDIEIVSDASGKPSVVVRCGSEGDIVHLSISHSRDYAVAQVIIERLGPLTPTDACHS from the coding sequence GTGATCGTCGGCATCGGCATTGACATTATCGAGCTGGGACGGGTCCGTTCTCTTCTGGAACGGAGTAAAAAATTTCCAGATCGGATTTTGACACCGCGGGAGAAGAGGCAGTTCGATCAGCTGCCGCCCACAAGGCAGGCAGAGTTTCTCGCCGGACGATTTGCGGCTAAAGAAGCGTACGCCAAAGCGCTCGGAACGGGGATCGGGGGGCATCTATCGTTTCAAGACATCGAGATCGTTTCCGATGCGAGCGGGAAACCAAGCGTGGTCGTCCGCTGCGGCAGCGAGGGCGATATCGTGCATCTATCCATTTCCCATAGCCGCGATTACGCCGTCGCCCAAGTCATCATTGAACGCCTTGGACCGCTGACGCCGACCGATGCTTGCCATAGCTAG
- the alr gene encoding alanine racemase: MDEFHRDTWAEIDLDAIYDNVANLRRFLLEDTQIMAVVKANAYGHGDAQVAATALEAGASRLAVAFLDEALALRKKGIDAPILVLGASRPEDVALAAEHRIALTVFRSDWLEEASSLYSGSIPIHFHLKMDTGMGRLGVKDEEETKRITALIERHSSFVLEGVYTHFATADEVNTDYFSYQYARFLHMLDWLPSRPPLVHCANSAAALRFSDRAFNMVRFGISMYGLAPSPDIKPFLPYELKEAFSLHSRLVHVKKLQPGEKVSYGATYTAQTEEWIGTIPIGYADGWLRRLQHFHVLVGGQRAPIVGRICMDQCMIRLPGPLPVGTKVTLIGRQGDEVISIDDVARHLDTINYEVPCTISYRVPRIFFRNKRIMEVRNAVGRG, encoded by the coding sequence ATGGACGAGTTTCACCGCGATACGTGGGCGGAAATTGATTTGGATGCCATTTATGACAACGTCGCGAATTTGCGCCGCTTTTTGCTGGAGGACACGCAAATCATGGCTGTTGTCAAGGCGAACGCCTACGGGCACGGCGATGCCCAAGTGGCGGCAACGGCGCTTGAAGCAGGCGCATCCCGCTTGGCCGTCGCCTTTTTGGACGAGGCGCTTGCCTTACGAAAAAAAGGCATCGATGCCCCGATTTTAGTGCTTGGGGCGTCTCGTCCCGAGGATGTGGCGTTGGCCGCCGAACACCGCATCGCCTTAACTGTGTTCCGCTCTGATTGGCTCGAGGAGGCGTCATCACTGTATAGCGGTTCGATCCCGATTCATTTCCATTTAAAGATGGACACGGGAATGGGACGGCTTGGGGTGAAAGACGAAGAGGAGACAAAGCGAATCACGGCCCTGATCGAACGCCATTCGTCTTTTGTGCTTGAAGGGGTGTATACGCATTTTGCGACCGCTGATGAAGTGAATACGGATTACTTTTCTTATCAATACGCCCGCTTTTTGCATATGCTTGATTGGCTGCCGTCGCGGCCCCCGCTCGTTCATTGCGCCAACAGCGCGGCGGCTCTTCGTTTTTCCGATCGAGCGTTCAACATGGTGCGCTTTGGCATTTCGATGTACGGGCTCGCCCCATCGCCGGACATCAAGCCGTTCCTCCCATACGAATTGAAAGAGGCGTTTTCGCTCCATAGCCGCCTCGTACACGTCAAAAAGCTGCAACCAGGCGAAAAGGTGAGCTACGGTGCGACGTACACTGCGCAGACGGAGGAGTGGATCGGCACGATTCCAATCGGTTATGCGGACGGCTGGCTGCGCCGCCTGCAGCACTTTCATGTGTTGGTTGGCGGACAGCGGGCGCCGATCGTCGGCCGTATCTGCATGGATCAATGCATGATCCGGCTGCCAGGGCCGCTGCCAGTCGGGACGAAGGTGACGTTGATCGGCCGCCAAGGGGACGAGGTCATTTCCATCGATGATGTCGCCCGCCATTTGGACACCATCAATTATGAAGTGCCGTGCACGATCAGCTACCGGGTGCCCCGTATTTTTTTCCGAAATAAGCGTATAATGGAAGTGAGAAACGCTGTTGGTCGCGGGTAA
- a CDS encoding DEAD/DEAH box helicase translates to MKAIERMGFEETTPIQAKTIPLSLQNKDVIGQAQTGTGKTAAFGIPIVEKVDVKNGAIQALVVAPTRELAIQVSEELYKIGAVKRVRVLPIYGGQDIERQIRALKKHPHVIVGTPGRIIDHINRRTLRLDHVHTVVLDEADEMLNMGFIEDIEAILSHVPAERQTLLFSATMPDPIRRIAERFMNEPELVKVKAKEMTVPNIQQYYLEVHEKKKFDILTRLLDIQAPELAIVFGRTKRRVDELAEALNLRGYAAEGIHGDLSQAKRLSVLRKFKEGTIEILVATDVAARGLDISGVTHVYNFDIPQDPESYVHRIGRTGRAGKTGVAMTFVTPREIGQLHHIERTTKRKMERMKPPTLDEALEGQQRIAIEKLLNVVETENLSFYKRAAEELLEEHDSVTIVAACLKMLTREPDTTPVQLTEEPPLAVKREKKRGGRPDGSGRSRTKRRRVTAH, encoded by the coding sequence ATGAAAGCGATCGAGCGGATGGGGTTTGAAGAGACGACCCCGATTCAAGCGAAGACGATTCCGCTCAGCCTGCAAAATAAAGATGTCATCGGCCAAGCGCAAACCGGAACGGGGAAAACGGCGGCGTTCGGCATTCCGATCGTAGAAAAAGTGGATGTGAAAAACGGCGCCATTCAGGCGCTTGTGGTCGCGCCGACGCGCGAGCTCGCCATTCAAGTATCAGAAGAGCTGTACAAAATCGGCGCCGTCAAGCGGGTGCGCGTCTTGCCGATTTACGGCGGTCAAGATATCGAGCGGCAAATCCGCGCTTTGAAAAAACATCCGCATGTGATCGTCGGCACGCCGGGCCGCATTATCGACCATATCAACCGTAGGACGCTCCGCCTTGACCATGTGCATACGGTTGTGCTCGATGAGGCGGATGAAATGCTCAATATGGGCTTTATCGAGGATATTGAGGCGATTTTAAGCCATGTGCCGGCCGAACGCCAAACGCTTCTCTTTTCGGCGACGATGCCGGATCCGATCCGCCGGATCGCCGAGCGGTTCATGAATGAACCAGAGCTTGTCAAGGTCAAGGCAAAGGAAATGACCGTGCCGAACATCCAACAATACTATTTGGAAGTGCATGAGAAAAAGAAATTTGACATTTTGACGCGGCTTCTTGATATTCAGGCGCCAGAGCTCGCGATCGTGTTCGGCCGCACGAAGCGGCGCGTCGATGAGCTGGCGGAGGCGCTCAACTTGCGCGGTTATGCAGCGGAAGGCATTCACGGCGACTTAAGCCAGGCGAAGCGGCTGTCGGTGCTGCGCAAGTTTAAGGAAGGAACGATTGAAATTTTAGTGGCGACGGATGTTGCGGCGCGCGGTTTGGATATTTCCGGTGTGACGCACGTGTACAACTTTGATATTCCGCAGGACCCGGAAAGCTATGTCCACCGAATTGGGCGCACCGGGCGGGCCGGCAAGACCGGGGTGGCGATGACGTTTGTCACCCCAAGGGAGATCGGCCAGCTTCACCACATTGAGCGGACGACAAAGCGCAAAATGGAGCGGATGAAGCCGCCGACGCTTGATGAGGCGCTCGAAGGCCAGCAGCGCATCGCCATCGAAAAGCTCCTTAACGTCGTGGAAACCGAAAACTTGTCGTTTTACAAACGGGCGGCGGAAGAACTGCTTGAGGAGCATGATTCGGTGACGATTGTGGCTGCCTGCTTGAAAATGTTAACGCGCGAGCCGGATACAACGCCGGTGCAACTGACGGAAGAGCCGCCTTTAGCGGTAAAACGGGAGAAGAAGCGAGGCGGTCGCCCGGATGGTTCCGGCCGCAGCCGGACGAAAAGACGGCGGGTTACGGCGCATTAA
- a CDS encoding alpha/beta hydrolase — protein sequence MIGCLCIHGFTGSPEEVTPLANYLRERTDWLIETPTLPGHGSELRLKGITYDQWIAAAEQAFLALHHRCSVVHVIGFSMGGVIAVYLAEKYPVAKLVLLSAAFYYVNPRQLWRDIREMFANGWKGAREHPLFLRYRNKMMATPFSAVREFRKLVRAVRPRLPCVTAPALIVQGEKDGIVPLKSAYYLYEQIGSAEKKLLFLPNSFHHVCHSIDRHVLFAEVETFLRGACAQHCKSPHNMV from the coding sequence ATGATCGGCTGTTTATGTATTCACGGGTTTACGGGAAGTCCAGAAGAAGTGACGCCGCTGGCCAATTATTTGCGGGAGCGGACCGATTGGCTGATCGAAACGCCGACCTTGCCGGGCCACGGAAGCGAACTGCGGTTGAAAGGAATTACATACGACCAATGGATCGCGGCGGCGGAACAAGCGTTTTTAGCGCTCCATCACCGTTGCAGTGTGGTGCATGTCATTGGGTTTTCAATGGGTGGAGTGATCGCCGTCTACTTGGCGGAAAAATACCCGGTCGCCAAGCTTGTGTTGTTGAGTGCGGCGTTTTATTATGTGAACCCAAGGCAATTATGGCGCGACATCCGTGAGATGTTTGCCAACGGATGGAAAGGGGCGCGGGAACACCCGCTGTTTCTCCGCTATCGAAACAAAATGATGGCGACCCCGTTTTCAGCTGTCAGGGAGTTTCGCAAACTCGTGCGCGCTGTGCGTCCCCGACTTCCGTGCGTCACGGCGCCTGCGCTCATTGTGCAAGGAGAAAAAGATGGGATTGTGCCGCTAAAAAGCGCCTATTATTTATATGAGCAGATTGGATCGGCGGAAAAAAAGTTATTGTTTTTGCCCAATTCGTTCCATCATGTTTGTCATAGCATCGATCGGCATGTTCTGTTTGCTGAGGTGGAAACATTTTTGCGCGGCGCCTGCGCTCAACATTGCAAATCGCCGCATAACATGGTATGA
- a CDS encoding UDP-N-acetylmuramoyl-tripeptide--D-alanyl-D-alanine ligase, with translation MIKRTVRQIAEMADGRCLKPEWENMAVSGVSTDTRTIQAGNLYVPLRGATFNGHDFVQEAAQKGAAAVLWAAREGTPPEGVPVIVVDDTLLALQRLAARYREQLGLKVVGVTGSNGKTTTKDMIAALLATHYRVQKTEGNLNNHIGVPLTLLALDEGTEMAVVEMGMSGFGEIERLTMIARPDAAVITNIGEAHLQELGSREGIAKAKLEILAGLHHDGLFVYHGDEPLLTERVPKLPLPRHVVTFGADEQNDYYPTDVRIEAGGTSFVVNALPGRTLFMPVLGKHHVYNALAAIAVARFFGIDWEDIDAALSRLQVTRMRTEVVKTKYGFTVINDAYNASPTSMRAALMLLQELSGYRQKIAVLGDMLELGDEEVAFHREIGEMLRPGMVDYVFTYGPLAHHIAAAAAPFFDDWRVREFDDKAALAEAVRSIATSDDIVLLKASRGMKLEELLRYWG, from the coding sequence ATGATCAAACGGACAGTGCGGCAAATCGCCGAAATGGCTGACGGGCGGTGCCTAAAGCCGGAATGGGAGAATATGGCCGTCAGTGGTGTGTCAACCGACACAAGGACGATCCAAGCTGGCAACTTGTACGTTCCGTTGCGCGGTGCGACCTTTAACGGCCACGATTTCGTCCAAGAAGCGGCGCAAAAAGGAGCCGCCGCCGTACTTTGGGCGGCAAGAGAAGGAACGCCGCCGGAAGGCGTGCCCGTGATCGTTGTAGATGACACGCTTTTGGCGCTGCAGCGGCTCGCCGCCCGCTATCGCGAGCAGCTTGGATTGAAGGTGGTCGGCGTCACTGGCAGCAACGGCAAAACGACGACAAAAGATATGATCGCTGCGCTGCTGGCGACCCACTATCGAGTGCAAAAGACCGAAGGAAACTTGAACAATCACATCGGCGTGCCGCTGACGCTCCTTGCGCTTGACGAAGGGACGGAGATGGCGGTTGTCGAAATGGGGATGAGCGGGTTTGGCGAAATCGAGCGGCTGACGATGATCGCCCGTCCGGATGCAGCGGTCATCACGAATATTGGAGAAGCACACTTGCAGGAGCTCGGGTCGCGGGAAGGCATCGCCAAGGCGAAGTTGGAAATTTTGGCGGGTTTGCATCATGATGGGCTATTCGTCTACCACGGCGATGAGCCGCTTTTGACGGAGCGTGTGCCGAAGCTGCCTCTTCCCCGCCATGTCGTGACGTTCGGGGCGGACGAACAAAACGATTACTATCCGACCGATGTGCGCATTGAAGCGGGAGGAACATCGTTTGTCGTCAATGCGCTTCCCGGCCGGACGTTGTTTATGCCGGTATTAGGCAAACATCATGTATACAACGCGCTCGCCGCCATTGCGGTCGCCCGCTTTTTCGGCATCGATTGGGAAGACATCGACGCGGCTCTCTCCCGCCTGCAAGTGACGCGCATGCGTACGGAAGTCGTCAAGACGAAATATGGCTTTACCGTGATTAATGACGCCTACAATGCCAGCCCGACATCGATGCGCGCTGCCTTGATGCTCCTTCAAGAATTGAGCGGCTATCGGCAAAAAATCGCCGTATTGGGCGATATGCTGGAGCTTGGTGACGAAGAAGTGGCGTTTCATCGAGAGATTGGGGAGATGTTGCGGCCGGGAATGGTGGACTATGTGTTCACTTACGGGCCGCTGGCACACCATATCGCCGCAGCGGCTGCCCCATTTTTTGATGATTGGCGGGTGAGGGAGTTCGACGATAAAGCAGCGTTGGCCGAGGCCGTGCGTTCCATCGCGACTTCGGATGACATTGTTTTATTGAAAGCATCGCGCGGCATGAAATTGGAAGAGCTGCTTCGATATTGGGGGTAA
- a CDS encoding LolA family protein, whose amino-acid sequence MGRNVLMALVGIIFLFALAGCGSKSQEEVLKALDEKMDEMTGYQAEAKMTFRTGEKPQVYHVEVWHKQPSYYRVSLKNADKRQSQMILRNDEGVFVFTPALNKTFKFVSDWPKNSSQAYLYESLVKDILSDSKAKFKATDDYYVFETKTNYPNNEVVPTQEITLRKKDLAPVSVKVMDTDRKALLTVEFSNVEFNKKFDDDAFDTKKNMTGARLEVPTMAEGKEQAMAVMYPSQLPKGVQALEEKEVKGENGTRVIMTFGGKKSFTLVQEKANVLPATSMPVLVNGDPVDLGFTIGALTDRTLTWWYNGAEFTLASDDLTPEEMVMVASSVQEKAAK is encoded by the coding sequence ATGGGCAGAAACGTGCTGATGGCGTTGGTCGGCATCATTTTTCTATTTGCTTTGGCTGGCTGCGGGTCGAAATCGCAGGAAGAGGTGCTGAAGGCGCTTGATGAAAAGATGGATGAGATGACGGGTTATCAGGCCGAGGCGAAAATGACGTTCCGCACCGGTGAGAAGCCGCAAGTGTATCATGTTGAAGTGTGGCACAAGCAGCCGTCCTACTACCGCGTCAGCTTGAAAAACGCCGACAAAAGGCAAAGCCAAATGATTTTGCGCAATGACGAAGGGGTGTTCGTCTTCACGCCGGCGCTCAACAAAACTTTCAAGTTTGTGAGCGACTGGCCGAAAAACAGCAGTCAAGCGTACTTGTATGAATCGCTTGTGAAAGATATTTTGAGCGATTCGAAGGCGAAGTTTAAGGCGACTGACGACTACTATGTGTTTGAGACGAAAACAAACTATCCGAACAATGAGGTCGTTCCGACCCAAGAGATTACACTGCGCAAAAAAGATTTGGCGCCCGTTTCGGTCAAAGTGATGGATACGGACCGGAAAGCGCTGTTGACGGTCGAATTTTCCAATGTGGAGTTTAACAAAAAGTTTGACGATGATGCGTTTGATACAAAGAAAAACATGACTGGCGCCCGCCTTGAGGTGCCGACGATGGCGGAAGGAAAAGAGCAGGCGATGGCCGTCATGTACCCGAGCCAGCTCCCGAAAGGGGTTCAGGCGCTTGAGGAAAAAGAAGTGAAAGGTGAAAACGGCACGCGCGTCATTATGACATTCGGCGGCAAAAAATCGTTTACGCTTGTGCAGGAAAAAGCGAACGTGCTTCCGGCGACAAGCATGCCGGTGCTTGTCAACGGCGATCCAGTGGATTTAGGGTTTACAATCGGCGCCCTTACCGACCGAACGTTGACATGGTGGTACAATGGGGCGGAGTTTACGCTCGCCTCGGACGATTTGACGCCGGAAGAAATGGTGATGGTCGCCAGCTCAGTGCAAGAGAAAGCGGCAAAATGA